The Punica granatum isolate Tunisia-2019 chromosome 4, ASM765513v2, whole genome shotgun sequence sequence AGGGGATTGGGCATCTGCTGCTGCATGCAAAATGCAATTGCCTGCCCCAACGAACTTGTATTGTATTGAATGTAGCCTTTGCTTTGCTTATGAGGTGGGCGTGGgggggggaagagagagagacagacagaCGTCCTAAATACTTAACCCCATGTAATTCAAGCTACTCATGTCATGATGCTTTCATGGGGGCAGATTTCGTCAAACCTTCCTCCCAGCTTATAATAAATCGTCATTAcacaatcttatatatatatttaaaatatatatatatatacatatatatacgcagatctcaaattaaattatatatttttcttttcttttcttctcacCTATTTTAGCGAGTTTaagttttatcattattatcgttttcttttttttttcctcagcCAACTAAACTAGTTAATttgttgtgtttgattttggagttgaattttgattttaattggttaattttgaggtttgtaatgattatgttgttgaatcatgagaaaaatgttaaaaataatgaatagttatgAGAGAATAATGATTGAGttgtaaaattttagaaaaattaatgaatagttgagtgACATTAATGATtagttgaaagaaaataatgattgtgttgttgaattaaagataagtgaagttaagtgtactaaaattaaaatttatttgacTAACCAAATAAGCCAAAAattaggaagaaaaagaaaaagaaaaagaaaaagaaaagcctCCGATTGCAATAACATCTATCTATCCatcatattatttaaatttctagttaaattaaatgcgggaaaagttaaaaataaataaataaatactgcTACTAGTCGGCTTTGCCTGTAGGGGCCAAGTGCGCGGCACGCAGTCCCATCCATCTGATAAGGTGAGATGATGGGGCCTTATCCCAAAAacgaattttatttattttttaagtaaacACTGCGGATGAGGATGCACGAAATCGAATGAAGGTTGGTAGTTCtgtgaataataataatttcgtTCGTGATGAGACGAGAACTCTATTTGGTCATCGGCCGTGCATCCTCTTCCTGCCATTATTACATTGTCTTGGAGGAGAAGAATGAATCTGACTGAATGTACGGATGCATCGCAGCGAAGTactatgtatgtatgtatgtatgtatgtatgtgttgGTTGACGATGATTATTTTGTTGCTGCACTGCAGTTTGTAATTCTTTTCATCCGAGTCCAGCCGGGAGTGGGAACTGGGAATGTGGGTCGTTCAACTCAAAGGAGAATACAATGCaattgttattaaattgaCCCATTCACATTAAGCCAAGCCTGCTCTGCTGGGCTCGACCATTACTATTCGTGACTTGGATTGGATTGGATTGGATTGGAGAGCGAGCCACCGTATATAACAAAATTGACAtttgtcaatatatatatgtgtgtgtgtgttatgtatatatacatttgcTCGGGGGCCCAAGCGTTTGTAATTTAATCATGGCATGGCATGGTATGATGGTCTCTGTATTATCCATTCCCGGTGCAAAATAGCAACGACATTTTGAGCACAAGTTTGGCTTTTGATTGGATTTATGCTACAAAACAAATATCACTGTGAAAAATCTCGACTCCGTTGTAGATGCAACGGAATTTGATTCCAGGACCCAACACAATCATCAGCAGCTAGCTACGGCTTTTTTTCTGCTGTCCCATCCGATTCCCAGGATGCTTGCCACTGCTTGTCATAGTATGTCGCCTCCTCGGCCAGCTTACTCAAAGTTTCCAAATCCCGCCTTCTCCTGAACAGCACCACCCCAATTACCGTCACCAACAGCCCTGCCTTGCACACGAAATTCCCTGTTTGGCCCACGACATCGAGGCCTGTTAATGCATCCACCAAGTACGCCATGAAGAAGCCTATCATCGCTGCTCGACCTGCAATGACAAACGGTGAGAATGAGATCAATCAATTTCTTCTTGCATTTTTGGAAGTCCCATGCGGCGAGTGTTCCGGAGCAGCAGCTTTTCACCATTTATGAGCTCGGCTTCGGGGAGGTGGGACCTACGGATCCATGCCCACCAAGGGATTATCGAGCTTCGGAAGAGAACTGGTTCTTGGTTTGTTGCTGCTTCCGGGAACAGCTCGAGAAACCTTCTCCTCCTTGCTTCTACGACATGACATGACCAAATGGTACAAGAGACTAATAATTAAGCTGAATGAATGAGCAGTTGCTGCTCCATCAAGTAAAGGACTGTCACAAGCAGGAAGAAACTGAAATTTATTCAGAGAAAAACAAACAGCCTCCCAGAGTCTCTTAGCTGCAACGATTATGCCATCCCAATCCACCCTTCCATTCTCCACGAACATGTTAAGGTCCCAAGTTCCCTTCTTCCACCGCTCATCCTCGAACTTCGGGGTGGTGGGACCTTCATCCCTGCTGTCCTCTGGTAATTTAACCTCGACATGCTTCGATCTGTCCATTGGAGTTTCGGCCCCATGAATATGACCCT is a genomic window containing:
- the LOC116204423 gene encoding light-harvesting complex-like protein 3 isotype 1, chloroplastic, translated to MDRSKHVEVKLPEDSRDEGPTTPKFEDERWKKGTWDLNMFVENGRVDWDGIIVAAKRLWEALLVSCTIWSCHVVEARRRRFLELFPEAATNQEPVLFRSSIIPWWAWIRRSHLPEAELINGRAAMIGFFMAYLVDALTGLDVVGQTGNFVCKAGLLVTVIGVVLFRRRRDLETLSKLAEEATYYDKQWQASWESDGTAEKKP